One Paenisporosarcina sp. FSL H8-0542 genomic region harbors:
- a CDS encoding MFS transporter, with protein sequence MKEKFAFHPVVWTLLIGTVFARGASFMALPFLALYLSNTHGIHPVWIGLTIGLSPLTGTIGGFIGGYFSDRYGRKKVMLWTILVWGLVYFGFSQASHIGVFMALNALNGLCRSFFEPSSQAMMADLTSPQQRKRVFSLRYTAINIGASLGPLLGVYVAQFSSSLPFLLTGLMYLLYGGTLFIMLNRHSITHVTPVHQLPLMDTLMVTWKDKTLLVFIIGGILINVGYSQIDSNLPQYIQQSFSDGVALFAKLIALNAILVIILQVPLSLITEKWPVLRVMILGSLFFAIGFASFGFATTAIGMMIAMAIVTIGEIFIFPSTSVFIDQIAPENRKGTYFGAGQFRSIGNFTGPVLGGWLLQDFGGDFLFSVIAVIILCSIFFYYLGNLHILEKQKAQLLQAVEQ encoded by the coding sequence ATGAAAGAAAAGTTTGCATTTCATCCTGTTGTCTGGACATTACTGATTGGAACTGTTTTTGCAAGAGGTGCCAGTTTTATGGCTCTTCCTTTCCTTGCCTTGTATTTATCGAACACTCATGGAATTCATCCTGTTTGGATTGGACTCACAATTGGCCTGTCTCCTTTAACCGGAACCATAGGGGGATTCATTGGGGGTTACTTTTCAGATCGTTATGGCCGGAAGAAGGTCATGCTATGGACCATACTTGTTTGGGGATTAGTCTATTTCGGATTTTCTCAAGCTTCGCATATTGGCGTGTTTATGGCACTAAATGCTTTAAATGGTCTTTGCCGTTCATTCTTTGAACCATCATCCCAGGCGATGATGGCAGATTTAACTTCGCCACAACAAAGGAAGCGTGTATTCTCATTAAGATATACCGCGATTAACATTGGTGCTTCCCTTGGTCCGCTTCTTGGGGTGTATGTAGCACAATTTTCTTCTTCTTTGCCTTTTTTACTGACGGGTTTGATGTACCTTCTATATGGAGGCACATTGTTCATCATGTTAAATCGTCATTCAATTACACATGTAACGCCTGTTCATCAATTGCCATTGATGGATACGCTGATGGTAACGTGGAAAGATAAAACATTACTCGTATTTATTATTGGCGGCATCTTGATAAATGTTGGCTACTCACAAATTGATTCGAACTTACCTCAGTACATACAACAGTCGTTTTCTGATGGGGTAGCACTTTTTGCTAAGCTCATTGCACTCAATGCAATTCTCGTTATCATTTTGCAAGTTCCTTTAAGTTTGATTACTGAAAAATGGCCGGTTCTCCGTGTCATGATACTAGGGAGTCTTTTCTTTGCTATCGGGTTTGCAAGTTTTGGTTTTGCTACCACAGCAATTGGCATGATGATTGCAATGGCAATTGTCACCATAGGTGAAATTTTCATTTTCCCATCCACCAGTGTCTTTATTGATCAAATTGCACCCGAGAATCGAAAAGGAACTTACTTTGGGGCTGGCCAGTTTCGGTCCATTGGAAATTTCACTGGTCCTGTTCTTGGTGGATGGTTACTTCAGGACTTCGGCGGGGATTTCTTGTTTTCTGTAATCGCAGTCATTATTTTGTGCAGCATTTTCTTTTACTACTTGGGGAATCTGCACATTCTTGAAAAGCAAAAAGCACAACTTCTGCAGGCAGTGGAGCAATGA